GAGTTCCTTTGCCTCTAGCTAGATCTAGATCTCCAAGGTGTAGATTTGCCATTTGGAGCTCAATTTACCTCAAACTTTTGGTGGAAGTTAGGTTAAGTAGGAGAACAACATTATCTAATCATTTGAAATCAATCTTTATATTTTATCCTTATTCCTTAATGATCATTTGAACACATGCATGATAGTTTTTTCTAAGATTTAGTGGGACAAAAATAAGTTAGGTTTTTATCTTTTTAGTTAGTACATATTACATTGAGTTTTTCCAATATCTACACATATATATAGGTATATATGTATAAGTATATATACCATTTCTTTACAAAATTATTAAAGAGTTAAATTATTTGTTGCTGTTTAGAGATGGATAGGACATGGATGTACAAAGCATGAAGGATGGACATCTATTTCCATGAAGaatttaataaatttattcaagctaCAAAAAACCATGCAATGATTGAGAAGACAAAGAGGATATGTTGGCATGCAAAACCTGCAAGAATATTAGAGCATTCAGCTACACAACTACAATCAGATCGATTGTGATGCTTGAAGATTTTGTTGAGGACTACGTGATCTGGACATATCATAGCGAGAAAGCACCCCCTCCAGCGGAGATTCTGCTTGACGAAATTAGACTAGACATCCAGTTTGATAGATTGTTTGATGCTTATGATGATTTTGATGAGAGTAGcagcgatgatgatgatggtggTGAATGCCATGGTGATGGTGTTGACAATGGTGGTAGTGATGATAAATTTGATGATGGTGATTTTCTGAGCCAGTTTTTGCGTCAAACCAAAACAAATCTATTGGTTGGTAATGCAAAGGGGTTAGCAAACTTCGAGGTGGTGAAAAAATTAGCGGAGGAAAATGTATACAAGCATACTTGAGCTATTGACTCTAAAGGCTAAGCATAGTTGGTCAGATAGTAGTTTCAGTGATCTGCTATGTATTTTGGCTTGGTTGCTTCCTAAGCCAAATAGAGTGCCCGCCAACATATATCGAGCAAAGAACCTTGTCAGTCCGGTCATAATAGGTGTGGTATGTTCAAATCATTGTATTTTGTATCGTGGGATGCTTTCAAAGGCATGGACAAATGCCCTGTATGTTCTGCAAGATGATAAAAAATAATATCGGTTATTATTGTGGTGACAATCAAACTCCACCCAATCGGAATAAAGGAAGAGGAAGGGTGCAAGGAATAGTGTTGGTTCTGTTGAGCCAGAAGATACTACTTTAGTCATTTCTGAGAAAGACATTTCTGAGAAATAGGGTAGAATGTTTGCCATGGTTACGTGGTACCTCCCAGTTACCGATCGCCTGAGGCGTTTCTTCTCCAATCCAAAGGACGTTGAACTGATACTATGATAGTGAGATTCAGATAAGCGCAGGAAGGGTGACGGAAAGTTTCGACATGACCCGCTCTTAGAAATGCATTTGCAGGGCCGAGCACATTACCTTCTCATGCAAACAGCTATTTGTAGCTgcaaaaagtaagaatgggtaCTACACCCGTCCCTGCAAATATTATTTTACCTACCCCTGTAAACGTTATCTCTAGTGGCTCTACGTGATTGCATCAACCCTCAATCGTTGTATAAAATGGTAAGCTTGATAGGCCCACACTCAACCAATAATAAATTAAATGTTCCATAACCTTTTAGTCTAAAAGCAAGGTATTATGAATTGAGAGACGATAAGATTCGTTTACATATTTAGAAACATTTCTAGATATAGTTTTTTCCGTTACCTAAACCACTAAATATTTCACCACACATCATAAgaacaacttttattttataaaaaACATGCTCTCCAGGTCTCTGTCTGTACCCTTCTTAGTTTCCTGCATTTGTAGTGGTATTTTGGTGCAGGCTGCTCCTATCTCTCTTGCCGAGCAGCACCTCATTGACAACCTTGTCCAGATTTCTTTCTGCTGGCCCACCGGGCAGTGTCGCTGCGATGGCCTTCTCCTTCCACTCCGCCGCACGCCGGTGCATCTCCCGCCCCTTCTCCCCGCCCATGACCTCTCTTATCATCTCCGTCAGCTCTGCCCGCCTCACCTCTCCGCCGATCTCCATACCGATGCCCCACTCTGTGCACTTGTACCGGCAGTTGGTCTGCTGCTCCGCAAAAAAAGGCCAGCTCAGCATCGGCACCCCTGCGCTGATGCTCTCTAGAGTCGAGTTCCACCCGGAGTGCGTCAGGAACAGCCCCACCGCCTCGTGCGCCAGCACCGCCTCCTGCGGGCACCATGTGGTCAGCATAGCCCGGCCCTCAACGGCGGACAGGAACTCTGGTGGCAGAACAGCAGTGTCACCCTTCACTAGGTCAGGCCGGATGTTCCAGATGAATGCGTACCCGCTGCCAGCTAGCCCCCACGCGAACTCCAGCAGCTGCTCGTTCGTCATCACCGTGATGCTTCCATAGTTGACGTACACGACGGAGCGCGCCGCGTGGCCATCGAGCCACTCGAGCAGGCCGTTCTGCTCCTTCCAGAGGTTGGAGCCGAGGCTGTCGAGCTGGCCGCCCTCTGTAAGAGCATGACGTGTGTGGAGAAGGAGAGGGCCAACAGTGTACAGCGGCGGGAGCATTGAGCCGATGACATCGAGCGTCGACCCCTCGAGGTCGTCGAAGGTGTTCACCATGATGGCGTCGGGGAGCGACAGCCGCCCGGCCTCGTGGATGAAGAAGTTGAGCATGATGTCATCGCAGTCCGTGGTGCGGATGAAGCTGGGGAAATCGCGGAGCCGCACGCCGTCGCACATGCCGCGCGCACCGTGCACCACTGTGTCGAGGTACACGCCGTCGGCGAGCTGCGCCTCATCCTTGAAAGGCACGAGGCCCCGTTCGACGAGCTGGTGGTAGTGCCGGTATCCCGCGAGGCCGCACGCGCTTGCGGTCCAGAGCGCGGCGCATGGGACGCCGATCTCCCTCGCGGCGTCGTAGCCGAACGACATGACGCCGTCGACTACGAGGCAGGTGACGGGCGGCGCCCCGGAGCCGGAGGAGTCAGCGCCAAGCCTCGTGAGGAGGGACAGGAGGTGCGGGAGGCAGTTGGTCATGGTGGAGTAGCAGAGCGCGGGGACGTCCTGCGTGGCGTTGGCGTCGGACGGCGGGAGACCGTCGGGGATGGCGGCGAAGTGGAACCGGTGGACGCCGTCGAGCGCGTTCGGGCCGCGCgagtggaggaggcggcggtggttgAACTCGGTGTTGACGAAGGTGACGTGGAACCCCCGGGCGTGGAGCAGCTTCGCCAGCTTCAGCATCGGCGTGACGTGGCCCTGCGCCGGGTACGGTACACACACGACGTGCGGCGGCGTGTCCACCGCCGCAGCCGGCCCCTCCGCCGCAAGTGAACCCATGATAGCTAGCCTGAGCCACCACCAGTCGGATTGTAAGAAGATATGGTGGTCCTGATTCCTGAGCAGGAAATGCTAATAAGATTCTTGGTTTAGATCGAGTTGCGTCGAAGGTGAACCTCTTTTGGTTTACATACACACCAATGGGGGAAACGGACAAACTGCTCCCAAGAGCATATACATCGGAAAGTGCTCCGGGGATCTTGGCGCGGAAAGCGCATGGCGAATTGTTTACGGCGTCACGACATGGACGGCTCGTCATCTTCAACAAACACGTAGTAGCTGTCCCTTTCGGCATTGTACTTATTAATTTGACAAAAGGGTTGACAAAAGGGTACTAGCGGAGAGTGGCGACCTTGTCTTTCAAGAAATACCGTAGGAATTATTTGCAACGACTTCGTACATCAATATCACCTAAAACAAGAAAGTCCCTGCATGCGTATCAATAATTTTCTAAAGCTGTACATATAAATAAGAAAAGTTCCATAGTAGCGACAAAAGCTGTTGGGTCTGACCTCCGGTTGTGAGATTCGGCCGTGCGACGTACACAACCTAACCCATCCACATGAACACAGACATAGACAATCACATATAGGCGCACACACACTCACTAGCTAGTTGAATGCAGGGCATATGCATGAACATTCTATTCCAATAAACGCTGATCAATATACTCACACACAGTCTCACCTAGTGTAGGCATGCGCACACAACATGACCATCCCTACAAACACACAGGCAAGTGTGCACATACATGCATGAAGAATCACCCATTGATCTTAGGCACACATACCTTGCCACTATGAATGTCTTCCATGATAGAGTAGATCGCCAAATTTTGAGCTTGATGAAACTAATAAGTCACCACAAACTTCTTACTATTGTTCGGGCATGTCGTCTACCGTTTAACAAACATAACAATTTGAGCAACAAATCTTATATATTGCATGTATTAAAGACAAGGAACTAGGGTACTAGCTAGTAGCTAATAGTGGCTAAGCTAGAAATACACTGAAAATTAGTACTCACGAAGCACCGTTCTCCTACCATGTGCTTATCTTTGAACCAAGAGTTTTATCTATAACTATAATCGGTGCTGCATGTACTTATCTTTGAACCAATAGTCTCTATGGCAGTTTCCATTTGCTACTTTAGAAACGCCATCGGACACGGAGAcaaatctttttttttctagaaAAGGAAGAAGCTTCCAAAGGAAGGAAGCCAAGTGCGTCGTGCAGGGCAAGCAGATGGGCCTCGGTTCAACAGGCCCAGCATAAGAGTCCATTCCCATTCGAGACCTGCTGTTTGATCTCCAGCTTCCTATCTGTCCCCCCAAAGGCCTCCTTCGGCCTATTTGGCAATCATCAAAGCTTCAGCATACGATCTGTTCGTTGAAATGCCTACTAGAAGAATATAGGAAGGAACTTTGACACCGATTGGCTGATTTGTGCTCGGATTGAAGGGAGCAAGTCAGTCTATCTAGGTGAGAAGCTGAGTTCTAACATTTTAGTTCAAGATGATCTCTGTGTCATTTTCATACTGTAGTAGGCCAGAAACGAATTAACATCTGTTTCAATATTCTGATCACCGAAAGCAGAAGATGATTATCACCATATTATGTAGATCTAATGATTAGTTTTTAAGCATCTTGGAAAAACATGCTTAAATATTCCCATGAGGCATGCCAGCAATTATTTTTTGTTTTCTGAAGCTTCAAGCTGAAGGGCTGCACCATGAGGAGCTTTCCATCTTTCCCTGTGCTGTTTCCCTATCTACTGTTCAATTGCTTCATAAATTTTGCCTGTGACAAGAACTCAAATTTCTGCTACTCAGTTATTTATCCATCTATAGGATTAAGCTCTGAAGGTGGAGATGACTGCTATAAAGAACAAATAGTCTTATTGTAGAAATCTATCCATGAATGAAAGAAGTCTGACGAAACTGAATACTCCTGAAGAAGCCTGAATGAATGTCCGAATTAGTGCAGGTTCAGGTATGACTTTGACACTTTTTTATTCAGGTTCCACAATGGGGGATGCGTAACCCAGATTTCTTTGTTTCGTCGGCGGTCGGTAAGGTTGGCGTCGAGGTCGATCACATAGACATagcgggtggcggcggcgggccatTCGGCTCTGGGCCGACGCGGGCAACCTGATGCAGGGCACGGACGTGAGTGTGGAGGTCCGCCACCTCATCCATGTCGAGCTGGCCGTTGGCCGCTCGAGCGGCAATGGCGCTCGCATGGGTCCCGATCTCATTGGCCGCTGGATGGATCCGCCAGCAAGCCTCGCCATGTTCTGCACCTTGAACCCCACTCTGTTCATTTTTCCATATGGTCTTAATATTTATCGGCACACGGTCTCTTAATAAAAAAACATGCTCAGGCACGGTCACGA
The sequence above is drawn from the Panicum hallii strain FIL2 chromosome 7, PHallii_v3.1, whole genome shotgun sequence genome and encodes:
- the LOC112900072 gene encoding UDP-glycosyltransferase 85A5-like; amino-acid sequence: MGSLAAEGPAAAVDTPPHVVCVPYPAQGHVTPMLKLAKLLHARGFHVTFVNTEFNHRRLLHSRGPNALDGVHRFHFAAIPDGLPPSDANATQDVPALCYSTMTNCLPHLLSLLTRLGADSSGSGAPPVTCLVVDGVMSFGYDAAREIGVPCAALWTASACGLAGYRHYHQLVERGLVPFKDEAQLADGVYLDTVVHGARGMCDGVRLRDFPSFIRTTDCDDIMLNFFIHEAGRLSLPDAIMVNTFDDLEGSTLDVIGSMLPPLYTVGPLLLHTRHALTEGGQLDSLGSNLWKEQNGLLEWLDGHAARSVVYVNYGSITVMTNEQLLEFAWGLAGSGYAFIWNIRPDLVKGDTAVLPPEFLSAVEGRAMLTTWCPQEAVLAHEAVGLFLTHSGWNSTLESISAGVPMLSWPFFAEQQTNCRYKCTEWGIGMEIGGEVRRAELTEMIREVMGGEKGREMHRRAAEWKEKAIAATLPGGPAERNLDKVVNEVLLGKRDRSSLHQNTTTNAGN